One Cryptomeria japonica chromosome 9, Sugi_1.0, whole genome shotgun sequence genomic window carries:
- the LOC131040036 gene encoding uncharacterized protein LOC131040036, whose amino-acid sequence MAEEVDDLYENSYCRIHPGQSTVGICAICLQEKLGKLIFSEKQSLFPQQSEVGSSYSCSSSSSEAAKKINGENHNVGSRKITASLNDRSKHSGSAEGFVLLSRSKSVATSRRIGSLGDSNLCSSSSSTSKKKGTNGSASFWSFFGFSKKKTQINGVVADKVEEEVSVIYNGGKVTRSRSVGCGSRSFSAAERFHPVHFEKSPVGSSRKVAESHEKLKVLGEEEENVKGGSNVRCGGLFVGFGGLPPIMTSSSTSCAAMISEGINGRCHSRSKSWGWAFSSPVRAFRHSKRWSNNAKSNNEDSASVSAAAATASSPTGSAMEIDRG is encoded by the coding sequence ATGGCAGAAGAAGTGGATGATCTTTATGAGAATTCATACTGCAGAATCCACCCAGGTCAGTCTACTGTGGGAATATGTGCAATTTGTCTACAAGAGAAGCTTGGAAAGctcattttttctgaaaaacagTCACTCTTCCCACAGCAATCTGAAGTGGGTTCGTCTTATTCAtgctcatcctcctcatctgaGGCTGCAAAGAAAATCAATGGAGAAAATCATAACGTGGGTAGCAGAAAAATAACTGCATCTTTGAATGATAGATCGAAGCATAGTGGATCTGCAGAAGGCTTTGTTTTGCTGAGCAGAAGCAAATCTGTAGCCACTTCAAGAAGAATAGGCAGCTTAGGCGATTCAAATCTGTGCAGCAGCAGCAGTAGTACTAGTAAGAAGAAAGGAACAAATGGCTCTGCGTCATTCTGGTCTTTCTTTGGCTTCTCAAAGAAGAAAACCCAGATAAATGGTGTTGTTGCAGATAAAGTTGAAGAGGAGGTTTCAGTTATATATAATGGAGGGAAAGTCACAAGATCAAGGTCTGTGGGGTGTGGGAGCAGAAGCTTTTCTGCGGCGGAGAGATTTCATCCTGTTCATTTTGAGAAAAGCCCAGTGGGGTCCTCAAGAAAAGTGGCGGAATCACATGAAAAACTCAAGGTTTTGGGTGAAGAGGAAGAGAATGTTAAAGGTGGCAGTAATGTGAGATGTGGGGGGCTTTTTGTGGGGTTTGGAGGCTTGCCTCCTATAATGACATCATCATCAACGTCCTGTGCTGCAATGATTTCTGAGGGTATTAATGGGAGGTGCCACAGCAGGAGCAAGAGCTGGGGATGGGCATTTTCTAGTCCTGTAAGGGCCTTCAGGCACTCAAAGAGGTGGAGTAATAATGCCAAGTCCAACAATGAGGATTCTGCTTCTGTTTCTGCTGCTGCTGCAACTGCTTCATCACCTACAGGTTCTGCCATGGAGATCGACAGAGGCTAA